In Zobellia roscoffensis, the following are encoded in one genomic region:
- a CDS encoding Crp/Fnr family transcriptional regulator, whose amino-acid sequence MEDRFQLLRQHFEEIVSLTDDEWNFVKSHFEYKSLKKHQFLIQVGQPVDFEYWIINGLVKAYSIDEKGKEHILQFAMENYWVSDHCAFQHQEPGTIFVDCLEDSEFFCLSLENREKICFEVPAVANFFRIKSNHGYINLQQRILSLLTMTAESRYEYLLNKLPTLIQRVPKKLIASYLGVSRETLSRFNS is encoded by the coding sequence ATGGAAGACAGGTTTCAGTTATTAAGACAACATTTTGAAGAAATCGTTTCTTTAACAGATGACGAATGGAACTTTGTAAAATCACATTTTGAATATAAAAGCTTGAAAAAGCACCAATTTTTAATTCAAGTGGGGCAACCTGTAGATTTTGAATATTGGATTATCAATGGGTTGGTCAAAGCGTATTCCATAGACGAAAAAGGCAAAGAACATATTCTTCAATTTGCTATGGAAAACTATTGGGTGAGCGACCATTGCGCTTTTCAACATCAAGAACCAGGTACTATTTTTGTAGATTGTCTTGAAGATTCAGAGTTTTTCTGTTTGTCTTTAGAGAATAGGGAAAAAATTTGTTTTGAAGTCCCTGCCGTTGCCAACTTTTTCAGAATTAAATCGAACCACGGTTACATCAATCTACAGCAAAGAATCTTGTCTTTACTTACAATGACCGCAGAAAGTAGGTATGAGTACCTATTAAATAAGCTTCCAACATTAATACAACGCGTTCCTAAAAAATTAATCGCTTCCTATTTAGGCGTATCCAGAGAGACTTTAAGTCGTTTTAACAGCTAA
- a CDS encoding TonB-dependent receptor yields the protein MFHKLLGIWLFFSLCSTAFAQDTFQLKGVVLHAKDLSPAQGATIVGKKLYAVSSENGAFTINNVTKGTYTFTISHIGCEPTTLSVDVQKNMDGLKVYLVESATVLEEVKVNGKTKRREAKEVPIVTQTVSKEFLEQNRENTLMQTLSKIAGVSTINIGSGQSKPVIRGLGFNRVAVVQNGIKHEAQQWGNDHGLEIDQHGIENIQIIKGPASLLYGSDAIAGVVDIQPNQTPLPNSFSGEVNILGESNNDLLGVSAGITSRKDKWFYRGRLTYRDYGDYKVPADRINYENYVFELDDNNLRNTAGNEADASLSIGYVTEGFKSETVFSNVNAKNGFFANAHGLEVRTSSIDYDSSNRDVDLPYHKVNHFKITNNTSISAGEHLLHIDLGYQNNNREEHSEPVPHGYMPTPPDTKERLFIKNTYSLNFRDDFNPTDKHDMVVGLNTEYQNNNIGGWGFLIPEYNRFTAGVFAYDQFEINSNFHFLGGLRYDVGRVDTKAYYDWYPSTVNNADGSTSYIHQQRSKDKTLDFGSLSASLGLSYIQDKTSYKINVGRSFRMPLANELASDGVNYHMYRYERGNLDLDPEVSYQLDLSVEHTENSFSVGVSPFVNIFQNYIYLNPTSSYYETIQIYEYTQAEVFRIGGEFNASATITKNLQLDASVEYVYSEQTSGPKEGFTLPFSPPLSGLLSARYQFEKLLIFNKPQLIADYRITAAQEEIVPPEEKTDGYQVLNMSFLSEIDVFKNSLPLEMRVKLNNVFDTKYFNHTSFYRLIDVPEAGRNISLSLTIPFQ from the coding sequence ATGTTTCATAAATTACTGGGTATATGGCTATTCTTTAGTCTATGCTCTACAGCTTTTGCACAAGATACTTTTCAATTAAAAGGGGTTGTGCTACATGCAAAGGACTTATCACCGGCACAAGGAGCTACAATCGTAGGTAAAAAACTTTATGCAGTTTCATCAGAAAATGGTGCTTTTACCATCAACAATGTGACTAAAGGCACCTACACTTTTACCATATCTCATATTGGTTGCGAACCTACAACCCTAAGTGTTGACGTACAGAAAAATATGGACGGATTAAAGGTTTATTTGGTTGAATCCGCAACGGTTCTTGAAGAGGTCAAAGTCAACGGAAAAACTAAAAGAAGGGAAGCAAAAGAAGTTCCTATTGTTACCCAAACGGTTTCCAAAGAATTTCTTGAACAGAATAGAGAAAACACCTTAATGCAAACTTTGAGCAAAATTGCCGGAGTGAGTACGATCAATATTGGTTCGGGGCAATCTAAACCGGTGATTAGAGGTTTAGGTTTTAATAGGGTTGCCGTCGTACAAAACGGCATAAAGCACGAAGCACAGCAATGGGGAAACGACCACGGTCTTGAAATAGATCAGCACGGTATTGAAAACATACAAATCATTAAAGGTCCAGCTTCTTTATTATATGGTTCTGATGCTATTGCCGGTGTGGTAGATATTCAACCTAACCAAACTCCGTTACCTAATTCCTTTAGTGGTGAAGTCAATATTCTTGGAGAAAGTAATAATGATCTGTTGGGTGTTTCAGCTGGTATAACATCTAGAAAAGATAAATGGTTCTACCGAGGGCGACTTACATATAGAGACTACGGGGACTATAAAGTTCCCGCAGATAGAATCAATTATGAAAACTATGTTTTTGAACTAGATGATAATAATTTAAGGAACACTGCAGGTAACGAAGCTGATGCCAGTTTAAGTATTGGCTATGTAACTGAGGGATTCAAATCTGAAACCGTTTTTAGTAATGTAAATGCAAAAAATGGATTCTTTGCAAATGCACATGGTTTAGAAGTACGAACTTCTAGTATAGATTATGATAGCTCTAACAGAGATGTTGACCTTCCATATCACAAAGTAAATCACTTTAAAATAACGAATAATACTTCAATCAGTGCCGGGGAACATTTATTACATATAGATCTTGGTTATCAAAACAATAATAGAGAAGAACATTCAGAACCTGTACCGCACGGGTATATGCCTACACCACCGGACACTAAAGAAAGGTTGTTCATTAAAAACACCTACTCCTTAAATTTTAGAGACGACTTTAACCCTACCGATAAACATGATATGGTGGTTGGTCTAAATACGGAATACCAAAATAATAATATTGGTGGATGGGGATTTCTAATACCAGAATACAACCGTTTTACAGCGGGTGTTTTTGCGTATGATCAGTTTGAGATTAATTCTAATTTTCATTTCTTAGGCGGATTGCGTTATGATGTCGGTAGGGTAGATACCAAGGCATATTATGATTGGTATCCTTCAACTGTAAATAATGCCGATGGTTCCACATCATATATTCACCAACAAAGGTCTAAAGACAAAACCTTAGATTTTGGGAGTCTTAGTGCTTCTTTAGGGTTAAGTTATATTCAAGATAAAACCAGTTACAAAATAAATGTAGGTAGAAGTTTTAGAATGCCATTGGCTAACGAACTTGCGTCTGACGGAGTTAACTATCACATGTATCGCTACGAAAGAGGTAATCTAGATTTAGACCCCGAAGTTTCGTATCAGCTAGACTTATCCGTAGAACATACTGAAAACTCTTTCAGTGTTGGCGTTAGTCCGTTCGTAAATATTTTTCAAAATTATATTTACCTGAATCCAACTTCAAGTTATTACGAAACCATACAAATTTACGAGTACACGCAGGCTGAAGTATTTAGAATAGGTGGTGAATTCAACGCAAGTGCTACTATTACTAAAAACTTGCAGTTAGATGCATCTGTAGAGTATGTGTATTCAGAGCAAACCAGTGGTCCTAAAGAAGGATTTACATTACCGTTTTCTCCGCCTTTATCTGGATTGTTATCTGCCCGATATCAATTTGAAAAGCTTTTGATTTTTAACAAACCACAATTGATTGCGGATTATAGAATTACCGCAGCACAAGAAGAAATTGTGCCACCAGAAGAAAAAACAGACGGCTATCAAGTTTTAAACATGTCTTTCTTATCAGAAATAGATGTGTTTAAAAACAGTTTACCGCTAGAAATGCGCGTAAAATTGAATAACGTATTCGACACCAAATATTTTAATCATACTAGTTTTTATAGGCTCATAGATGTGCCAGAGGCTGGTAGAAATATTTCATTATCACTAACAATACCCTTTCAATAA
- a CDS encoding GTP-binding protein: MEAIITIVGFLGAGKTTLLKFLIDSFSEKGWDPFLILNDYENAHMDAQQFVEQIQSKSIKALTGSCICCSGIAELRNIVNRIPKRKNGITLIEANGTSDACSLTEFLGVGLNDRFLPPIQISVVDVKNWQKRGEHNELEANQIQVSSLLVLTHLENTTKSRQDVVVKEIKALNPLARISTMEDLNISLLPELLPATNAPQKMEHHKAHWSSCSADLPILPHLECIHRICEALPKNILRVKGCAQINEESAYTYFERNPDGEVHIRPFNGVPITGTKLLAIGPGSSPEILEKIIQQSLNASIST, from the coding sequence ATGGAAGCGATTATTACAATTGTTGGCTTTTTGGGAGCAGGAAAAACTACTTTATTAAAGTTTTTAATAGATAGTTTTTCTGAGAAAGGTTGGGACCCTTTTCTCATTCTTAACGACTATGAGAATGCCCATATGGACGCTCAACAATTTGTAGAACAAATACAGTCAAAAAGCATTAAAGCGCTTACCGGCAGTTGTATTTGTTGCAGTGGTATAGCGGAACTCAGGAACATCGTAAATAGAATTCCCAAAAGAAAAAATGGAATTACCTTAATTGAAGCTAACGGAACCTCTGATGCTTGCTCTCTTACGGAGTTCTTAGGCGTAGGCCTAAATGATAGGTTCTTACCCCCTATTCAAATATCTGTTGTAGATGTTAAAAACTGGCAAAAACGGGGAGAACATAATGAATTGGAAGCCAATCAGATTCAGGTTTCCTCACTTCTTGTTTTAACGCACTTAGAAAATACAACCAAAAGCCGACAGGATGTAGTCGTTAAGGAAATAAAAGCGCTCAATCCACTGGCACGAATTAGCACTATGGAAGATTTAAATATTTCGCTTCTTCCAGAACTTTTACCCGCTACCAATGCGCCTCAAAAAATGGAGCATCACAAAGCACATTGGTCTTCCTGCTCTGCAGATTTGCCCATTTTGCCCCACCTAGAGTGTATCCATAGGATTTGTGAAGCCCTCCCCAAAAACATACTCAGGGTAAAAGGCTGTGCTCAAATCAATGAGGAAAGTGCTTACACTTATTTTGAACGCAACCCAGATGGCGAGGTCCATATTAGACCTTTTAACGGTGTTCCCATAACCGGCACCAAGCTCTTGGCCATAGGACCAGGCAGTAGTCCTGAAATTTTAGAAAAAATAATACAACAAAGCCTTAACGCATCAATTTCAACATAG
- a CDS encoding DUF4625 domain-containing protein — MKSTFKHFYFLFIILLAAACSSDDSTEIDEDKPTISVNYTAGFPQGCALLSRGETYNFRAMVTDNSELAAYSIDIHHNFDHHTHDDQVTECDLGEIQSPVNPLIYVENFTIEGSLTSYEINIPVTIPTDIDTGDYHCAYSVTDATGWQSRTSIDIKIVE, encoded by the coding sequence ATGAAATCTACATTCAAACATTTTTATTTTTTATTCATCATACTGCTAGCTGCGGCATGTTCCAGTGATGACAGCACTGAAATAGACGAAGATAAACCAACTATCAGTGTTAATTATACTGCTGGTTTTCCTCAAGGCTGTGCTTTACTTTCCAGAGGAGAAACTTATAATTTTAGGGCTATGGTGACCGACAACAGCGAACTTGCTGCATACAGTATTGATATCCATCATAATTTTGACCATCATACCCATGATGACCAAGTAACCGAATGCGATTTAGGCGAAATTCAAAGCCCTGTTAATCCTTTGATATATGTAGAAAACTTTACAATTGAAGGTTCCTTGACCAGCTATGAAATTAATATTCCCGTAACCATCCCAACTGATATTGATACAGGCGATTACCACTGTGCCTATTCGGTTACAGATGCCACCGGCTGGCAAAGTAGAACATCTATTGATATCAAAATAGTAGAATAA
- a CDS encoding L-dopachrome tautomerase-related protein, translating into MKTVTIIKTVLFAFVMNFTLLAQAQLETIATFPESRPGNITVSNDGRIFVTMSALSASKYMVKEILPNGEAIPFGDKEWIVKPENGSIKGINSTIGIQADANGILWVLDMGNIKQNQAPKLVGFDLVTGNVTKVFPIPNTVLSSKPFLQDFVIDVKNNTAVIADMTDALNPPIAPAFVVINLETGYIRRVLEGNASFLPVDEPVKIHGRLVSHKRKDGTTIQPRYPLNPISIDDENKYIYYGAMGNTKIYRIPSAVLADESKQDSDLNKYIAFYANKPKSDGFKVGANGKVYVTDVENSAIVESTPAGMKTIAQSKKDLSWPDGVAIHGNYLYIVANQLHNLPLLNEGKDASKPPYLVLKMKIEE; encoded by the coding sequence ATGAAAACAGTAACAATTATAAAAACAGTCTTGTTTGCATTTGTAATGAATTTTACACTATTAGCACAAGCACAATTAGAAACTATAGCAACATTTCCAGAATCTAGACCAGGGAATATAACAGTGTCTAACGACGGAAGAATATTTGTAACAATGAGTGCCTTAAGCGCTTCAAAATATATGGTAAAAGAAATTTTACCTAATGGAGAAGCTATTCCTTTTGGAGATAAAGAATGGATTGTAAAACCAGAAAACGGAAGTATAAAAGGTATCAATTCAACTATCGGAATTCAAGCCGATGCTAACGGAATCCTTTGGGTGTTGGATATGGGTAACATCAAACAAAACCAGGCACCAAAATTGGTTGGTTTTGATTTGGTTACCGGTAATGTCACTAAAGTTTTTCCTATTCCGAATACGGTATTATCATCAAAACCATTTTTACAAGATTTTGTGATTGATGTTAAGAACAATACTGCTGTAATTGCAGATATGACCGATGCATTAAATCCACCAATTGCACCAGCTTTTGTCGTGATTAACTTAGAAACAGGTTATATAAGACGCGTTCTGGAAGGGAATGCATCATTTTTGCCTGTAGATGAGCCAGTGAAAATTCACGGTAGATTAGTATCGCACAAAAGAAAAGACGGTACTACCATTCAGCCAAGATATCCGTTAAATCCAATTTCTATAGATGATGAAAACAAATACATCTACTATGGTGCAATGGGAAATACCAAGATTTACCGCATTCCGTCTGCTGTATTAGCGGATGAAAGCAAGCAAGATAGCGACCTTAATAAGTACATCGCGTTTTATGCCAACAAACCAAAATCTGACGGATTTAAAGTAGGTGCAAACGGTAAAGTGTATGTCACCGATGTTGAAAATTCAGCCATTGTAGAAAGTACACCTGCTGGAATGAAAACCATTGCACAGTCTAAAAAAGACCTGTCTTGGCCCGATGGTGTTGCCATACACGGAAACTATTTGTATATCGTAGCTAATCAACTTCATAATCTGCCTTTGTTAAATGAAGGAAAAGATGCTAGTAAACCGCCTTACTTGGTGTTAAAGATGAAGATTGAAGAGTAA
- a CDS encoding DUF4625 domain-containing protein, with protein sequence MNFRINKTLQFLLLPIITLMLLLHSCDSNDDEEINLISPTVSEVEVGLFNNELGVVGEDFHFNAEFLAGDLLDLVTINIEQREGETYSTDWSFEMVWDKYQGLKNATMHQHFDIPAEAPKGIFDFIITVTDQNGTSSEEVRNIELIDAADFPEVNPHVDVFGVDKINIEGTGGFNNFYNNGEFRNPDEAFFSTNESIWSSIQIGEIKGDGIMYGLLIKKSQNHKPETLEAIDFSKVIVTEVKEHSGFEEVRTFANSYNTNFNNHYMYGVPLKIGATEDNNFPEATPITEDIAWESGTYYYGVVYYNFTYLKSAFQYIEFDIVIE encoded by the coding sequence ATGAATTTTAGAATTAACAAGACATTACAATTTTTACTACTTCCAATAATTACCCTAATGCTTTTACTTCATTCTTGTGACAGTAATGACGACGAAGAAATTAATTTAATATCCCCTACGGTATCAGAAGTTGAGGTAGGATTATTTAATAATGAACTTGGAGTGGTAGGAGAAGATTTTCACTTTAATGCAGAGTTTTTAGCAGGTGACTTATTAGATTTGGTTACTATAAATATTGAGCAAAGAGAAGGAGAAACGTATTCAACAGATTGGTCTTTTGAAATGGTTTGGGATAAATATCAAGGTTTAAAAAATGCTACTATGCATCAGCATTTTGATATACCTGCAGAAGCACCTAAAGGAATTTTTGATTTTATAATAACTGTTACAGACCAAAACGGAACATCTTCAGAAGAAGTCAGAAACATTGAATTGATTGATGCTGCAGATTTTCCAGAAGTTAATCCGCATGTAGATGTATTTGGAGTAGACAAGATAAATATTGAGGGCACGGGAGGATTTAACAATTTTTACAATAATGGCGAATTCAGAAATCCTGATGAAGCATTTTTTAGCACAAACGAGTCAATATGGTCATCCATACAAATAGGAGAGATAAAGGGAGATGGTATTATGTATGGTCTATTAATCAAGAAAAGTCAAAACCACAAGCCTGAAACCTTAGAAGCCATTGATTTTTCTAAAGTTATCGTTACAGAGGTTAAAGAACACTCAGGTTTTGAAGAGGTTAGAACTTTTGCCAATAGTTATAATACAAACTTTAATAACCATTATATGTATGGGGTACCTCTTAAAATTGGTGCTACGGAAGACAACAATTTTCCAGAAGCCACCCCCATTACAGAAGATATAGCTTGGGAGAGCGGTACTTACTATTATGGGGTTGTATATTATAATTTCACATACTTAAAAAGTGCATTTCAATATATCGAATTCGATATTGTTATCGAGTAA
- a CDS encoding cupin domain-containing protein, with product MKTTRTLFLLFTVIAIGFNAYAQEDKRPLMGNSYGIINIDEYVTLLPKSHNGIIKDIRLIDREHAGVRIFRLYDEVPMHYHAKSDAYLYILNGKAEFYVADKGPVVAGKGDLLFWGKGTAHGNGKILEGPLDVLVFDAIARDPSDVIWVDPSTQKKFLGN from the coding sequence ATGAAAACTACAAGAACACTTTTTCTATTATTTACAGTAATTGCCATAGGTTTTAACGCCTATGCGCAAGAAGACAAAAGACCGTTAATGGGTAACTCCTACGGTATTATCAATATTGATGAATACGTAACACTACTTCCTAAAAGTCATAATGGTATCATCAAAGACATCAGATTAATAGACCGCGAACACGCAGGTGTCAGAATCTTTAGGTTGTATGATGAAGTGCCTATGCACTACCACGCAAAATCTGATGCCTACCTCTACATTTTAAATGGCAAAGCAGAATTTTATGTTGCCGATAAAGGTCCTGTTGTTGCAGGAAAAGGCGACTTATTGTTTTGGGGAAAAGGCACAGCACACGGTAACGGCAAAATTTTAGAAGGTCCGTTAGACGTACTCGTTTTTGATGCCATTGCCAGAGACCCAAGTGATGTTATCTGGGTAGACCCATCAACGCAAAAGAAATTTTTAGGCAACTAA
- a CDS encoding cyclase family protein: MKTIVNTLKTIALAATLFTALTTNAQQVPTSPYGADDEIGALNLLNEETVLDAVKLVKKGKVYRLGMVVNAETAAFRHRYFHIETLQPETAAAGSNKFTYVDDQLIGWTGVGSQINGLAHYGRDNVHYNGHKVEDFLTVSGVKKLGLEKLPPIVTRGIVLDMRSYYNQDIVKEGTVFTVEDIEKVAKKQGIEIRKGDVVLFYTGWTKLMGKDDKRYLAGGPGIGTEAAHYLGEKGIVAAGADNWSFEAVPHENSALSFPVNQMMATEYGVQVLENILVDELVEDKAWEFLFVLGHPLYEGSTQVQINPVAIK, translated from the coding sequence ATGAAAACAATAGTAAATACATTAAAAACAATTGCCTTAGCAGCTACACTTTTTACTGCTTTAACTACAAACGCACAACAAGTACCAACGTCACCTTATGGTGCAGACGATGAAATTGGTGCACTTAATCTGTTAAATGAAGAAACGGTTTTAGATGCCGTAAAATTGGTTAAAAAAGGAAAAGTATACCGCTTAGGAATGGTGGTAAATGCAGAAACCGCAGCTTTCCGTCACAGATACTTTCATATTGAAACGTTACAACCAGAAACTGCTGCTGCAGGTTCTAATAAATTCACCTACGTCGATGACCAATTAATTGGTTGGACAGGTGTTGGATCTCAAATAAACGGATTGGCACATTATGGTAGAGACAATGTGCATTATAACGGACACAAAGTAGAAGATTTTTTAACCGTTTCTGGTGTAAAAAAATTAGGGCTAGAAAAATTACCTCCAATTGTAACTAGAGGTATTGTTTTAGATATGCGCTCTTACTACAATCAAGATATTGTAAAAGAAGGTACTGTTTTTACAGTGGAAGACATTGAAAAAGTAGCCAAAAAACAAGGCATTGAAATCCGTAAAGGAGATGTGGTTTTATTTTATACAGGATGGACCAAATTAATGGGTAAAGATGACAAACGTTACCTAGCTGGCGGACCTGGAATTGGTACGGAAGCTGCGCATTATTTAGGTGAAAAAGGAATTGTTGCAGCAGGTGCAGACAACTGGTCTTTTGAGGCTGTGCCACACGAAAACAGCGCACTGTCTTTCCCTGTAAATCAAATGATGGCAACTGAATACGGTGTACAAGTATTGGAAAATATTCTTGTAGATGAGTTGGTTGAGGATAAAGCCTGGGAATTTCTTTTTGTATTAGGTCACCCATTATACGAAGGGTCTACACAAGTACAAATAAACCCTGTTGCCATTAAATAA
- a CDS encoding DUF4625 domain-containing protein yields MKTTIMKQNLKFLAIVASAGLFLQSCSSDDDDSIELSAPEIISFEYGEGHHDEDGDDDHDHDHESEEAYAFKGADIHLAAEINAEATVSSITLSIHSDEVTAGEGEVDWEFEQVFTDAKYLVINPEFHEHVDVPSNIPSGEYHIELLVTDELGNSTEVDGHLEIMDTITISGFEMDETVARGDDFHIEFMILAAHGIHSIAVDIHADGVTPGEGEVEWDYEEEFLEGYHEETEAEFHEHIDVPATAPAGEYHIIFTVEDEDGDTIEYETHIDVTA; encoded by the coding sequence ATGAAAACAACCATTATGAAACAGAATTTAAAATTTTTAGCAATCGTTGCGTCTGCCGGACTCTTTTTACAATCATGTAGTAGCGATGATGATGACAGTATTGAGTTAAGCGCTCCTGAAATTATCAGTTTTGAATATGGTGAAGGGCACCATGACGAAGATGGGGATGACGATCATGACCATGACCATGAATCAGAAGAAGCATATGCCTTCAAAGGTGCAGACATTCATTTAGCTGCAGAAATCAACGCAGAAGCTACAGTTAGCAGCATAACGCTTTCTATTCATTCAGACGAGGTAACTGCTGGAGAAGGCGAAGTAGATTGGGAGTTTGAACAAGTATTTACAGATGCTAAATACTTGGTAATTAATCCTGAATTTCATGAGCATGTAGATGTTCCTAGCAATATTCCTTCAGGGGAGTACCATATTGAACTTTTGGTAACCGACGAATTGGGGAATAGCACAGAAGTAGATGGTCACCTTGAAATCATGGACACCATTACTATTAGTGGCTTTGAAATGGATGAAACGGTTGCAAGAGGAGATGACTTTCATATTGAGTTTATGATTCTTGCTGCACATGGCATACATAGTATTGCTGTAGATATTCATGCAGACGGTGTTACACCTGGTGAAGGAGAAGTAGAATGGGATTATGAAGAAGAATTTTTAGAAGGTTATCACGAAGAAACCGAAGCAGAATTCCATGAGCATATAGATGTACCTGCTACTGCTCCTGCAGGAGAATATCATATCATATTTACTGTTGAAGATGAAGATGGTGACACTATTGAATATGAAACGCATATAGATGTTACTGCTTAA
- a CDS encoding chymotrypsin family serine protease: MVNQTLDEKSLKIADVQSKHQDELLSLSNVVGVAIGNKVKNGVETNKPVLSVLVTHKLDPSLLTQKDMINQKIGGIETDVVEVGTLFAGNAYCEVQKEAQKVEPETRDVAQANGFVPSLTRRIRPAMGGFSVGHYKITAGTLGTCCYDLSPFPSKPGSYYILSNNHVLANSNDARIGDPILQPGPYDGGKYPQDVIARLSRYIPIKFIDGDNAPCNYVDAAIAEGNLQDLNREIYWGGHVKRLYTAPKVGDIVQKAGRTTGFTTGKVTNINATVNVNYGGGRIAKFCRQIITTDMSAGGDSGSLVCDTNEGAVGLLFAGSATRTIVNNILYVQSMLRVRVTEI, translated from the coding sequence ATGGTTAATCAGACATTAGATGAAAAGTCATTAAAAATTGCAGACGTTCAAAGCAAGCATCAAGATGAGTTGCTTAGTTTGTCAAATGTGGTAGGAGTTGCCATTGGCAACAAAGTTAAGAACGGGGTGGAAACTAACAAGCCCGTACTTTCAGTACTTGTAACCCATAAGTTAGATCCGAGCTTGTTAACACAAAAAGATATGATCAATCAAAAAATTGGTGGGATCGAAACGGATGTGGTGGAAGTAGGTACATTGTTTGCGGGTAACGCATATTGCGAAGTACAAAAAGAAGCACAAAAAGTAGAGCCCGAAACTCGTGATGTTGCTCAAGCCAATGGGTTTGTCCCTTCTTTAACAAGAAGAATTCGTCCAGCAATGGGTGGTTTTAGTGTGGGACATTATAAAATTACCGCAGGAACTTTAGGAACCTGCTGTTATGATTTATCTCCATTCCCGAGCAAGCCGGGCAGTTATTACATTTTAAGTAACAATCACGTGTTGGCCAATAGTAACGACGCACGTATTGGAGACCCTATTCTTCAACCAGGGCCTTATGATGGTGGAAAATATCCGCAAGATGTTATCGCTAGGTTGAGCAGGTATATTCCTATCAAATTTATTGATGGAGACAATGCACCTTGTAATTATGTAGATGCCGCTATTGCAGAAGGCAATCTACAAGACCTGAACAGGGAAATCTATTGGGGCGGACATGTCAAACGTCTATACACGGCCCCAAAAGTAGGAGACATTGTGCAAAAGGCAGGCAGAACTACAGGCTTTACTACAGGCAAGGTCACCAATATTAACGCAACCGTTAATGTAAATTATGGAGGCGGAAGGATAGCCAAGTTTTGCCGTCAGATAATAACCACGGATATGAGCGCAGGTGGTGACTCTGGAAGTTTGGTTTGCGACACCAATGAAGGTGCTGTAGGGCTTTTGTTTGCGGGCTCCGCAACAAGAACCATAGTAAACAACATTTTATATGTGCAATCCATGTTGCGCGTAAGAGTGACGGAAATATAA